Part of the Gilliamella sp. wkB7 genome is shown below.
AGTTAGACATTGAACAACTAATTGAGCAACTCAAAAAAATTACTCGGCAAGATGGCGCAGAAAAATATGCAGAGGCTCAGTATGATTTGGGTAAAATTTATTATGAATATAAAGAAGATTGGCAACAAGCAATAGAACATTTTAAAAAAATCAAAAAGAAAGAAAATTCAGATATATACGCTAAAGCTCAACTTTATTTAGGTATCATCTACTTCTATAAAAAACATAACGTTAATAAAGCTGAAAAACATTATTTAAAGATTGAAAATAAAGACGATCCAGATATATATGCTGCAGCACAATTGAATTTAGGTGTTATTTACTACAATGAAAAACATAACATTGAGAAGGCTGAACAATGTTATTTAGAGGTTAAAAAGGAAGATAATAAAGAGGTATATGCTCGAGCACAATTGAATTTAGGTATTATCTACCAAACAGAAAAACATAACATTGAGAAGGCTGAACATTGTTATTTAAATATTGAAAAGCAAGATAATCCAAAGGCATATGCTCAAGCGCAATTGAATTTAGGTATTATCTACCAAGAAGTAAAACATAACATTAAGCGGGGAGAACAATATTATTTAAATATTGAAAAGGATGATAATTCAGGTGTATATTTTGCAGCACAATTACATTTAGGGTTTATTTACCAATTTGAATATAATAATTTTGAGTGGGCAGAAGAATATTATTCAAGAATTGAAGAGCGAGATAATCTAGAATTATATGCTGTAGCACAATTGCATTTAGGTATTATTTACCAATATGAATATAATAAATTTAATAAGGCAAAAGTATATTATTCAAATATTAAGAATCAATATAATTCAGCGGCATATGCTGTGGCACAATTTAATTTAGGTCTTATTTACCAAAATAAACAAGATATTGAGCAGGCTGAACACTATTATTTAAAAATTGAAAAGCAAGATAATCCAGTGGCATATGCTGCGGCACAATTTAATTTAGGTGTTATTTATCAAAATAAACAAAATATTGAGGAAGCTGAACGTTTTTATTTAAATGTTGAAAAGCAAGATGATCCAGATAGTTATTTTAAAGCACAAAGAAAATTAGGTGATAATAATTTCTTTGAAAAAACAAAAACTAATTTAAAATCACCAGAAGAATATTATCAAAATGTGGCTTATTCTGATAATTCATTTAAAAGTTATATTATTGCTCAAATGATGTTATCTGTGATTAGCAATAAAGATTCATCAATATTTAAAGAAAAACAAAGAGATAAATTGGTTGCCAAAATTTGTGATATTAGAGAATTAACAATTAACATACAAAAAGAATTACTTGTAAAGTTTAATTTAAATGAATCTGAAAATAATGATGGACAAGTATTTGAGCGACAAGTGGCTCATTACACCAAACCAGAAGTGTTATTTAATCTTTTAAAAAATAAACTAAGTGACTTTCGTTTGAATGTGGTTGATTTTATGAATGATCCGACAGAAAACCAAGTTTTAACTTATTGGTTAGGTATAAATACTGAAAATAATAATGAAATCAAAACGTTTTTAGCTAGTTTTTCATTTAATCATAATTCATTAAATCAATTCAGGCTTTATGGTAATGAAAACAATATTGTCGGTTCAAGTGTCAGTGTGGTTTTTAATCAGGAATTTTTTAGTAAAAATATTAAGCGAACTATTAACTCCGAGGGTATTAATTCTTTATTCAAATATGAAAATTTAAGTTCGCAACAAAATGATTTAAAAGAAAATTCAAACCCAAAAAATCCTGAAAATGTTGCTGAAAAAAATATTACATCTTCTGTTGGTTCTTTGCCTTTATTCCGTTGTCTCTACTTTGATCCAAAAAATGGCTACATTAGTATTGCTAAACGTAACAAGTACTCCTTTTATTTAGAACATCAAAGTGATTCTCCTGAAAAAATTGATGATAAATGGGAAGATTATTTAAACTTGCTAAAAGAAAAAGAAAAAGAAAAAGAAAAAGAAAAAGAAAAAATAACTAGAATTAGAGAAAAATTAGAAAAAATCAAAGAAATTATTGATTTTTTTAAAAATCCTAAAGAATCTGAGCAAAAAGAGATAATCGAAAAAATAACTAATTTGGATCAATTGATTGCTTTAGCATTGATGCCTATCTCATGTTTAGTCAAGCATGCCGCTTTTGAGGATGAAGATGAGTGTCGGATGATTTATATTACCAATATTGCAGATGAGTTAATACAAGCACCGACAAATTATGCTTATGCGAGTAGTCTATTTGTTAATTATGGCAAAATAGAAGATTATCTTGAAAAGATCTACTTAGGTCCTCAATGTCAACCTCACCATAAATTGTGGATCACAAACCATGTGAGAACTTCTCAATCTAAAACCAGAAGCAAGCCGATTAAAGTAGTTCAATCGGAAATGCCATTACGTTGATAATAAAAAGCGCGGATTAATCAACGCGCTTTTTTATTTTATAAAAATTAAATTTTATTCATCGAACATAAAATATTCACTTGACATTGCATCATTGAACTAGTTTAATAGTACAAAATTTATTTTATACCGATAACATCATGAAAATACAATCTTTACATCTTATTACTCGTTCATTCGCTTACTTCGGTTGGTGGTGTGGT
Proteins encoded:
- a CDS encoding tetratricopeptide repeat protein encodes the protein MIIKIIKKGIGMEQQNTELDIEQLIEQLKKITRQDGAEKYAEAQYDLGKIYYEYKEDWQQAIEHFKKIKKKENSDIYAKAQLYLGIIYFYKKHNVNKAEKHYLKIENKDDPDIYAAAQLNLGVIYYNEKHNIEKAEQCYLEVKKEDNKEVYARAQLNLGIIYQTEKHNIEKAEHCYLNIEKQDNPKAYAQAQLNLGIIYQEVKHNIKRGEQYYLNIEKDDNSGVYFAAQLHLGFIYQFEYNNFEWAEEYYSRIEERDNLELYAVAQLHLGIIYQYEYNKFNKAKVYYSNIKNQYNSAAYAVAQFNLGLIYQNKQDIEQAEHYYLKIEKQDNPVAYAAAQFNLGVIYQNKQNIEEAERFYLNVEKQDDPDSYFKAQRKLGDNNFFEKTKTNLKSPEEYYQNVAYSDNSFKSYIIAQMMLSVISNKDSSIFKEKQRDKLVAKICDIRELTINIQKELLVKFNLNESENNDGQVFERQVAHYTKPEVLFNLLKNKLSDFRLNVVDFMNDPTENQVLTYWLGINTENNNEIKTFLASFSFNHNSLNQFRLYGNENNIVGSSVSVVFNQEFFSKNIKRTINSEGINSLFKYENLSSQQNDLKENSNPKNPENVAEKNITSSVGSLPLFRCLYFDPKNGYISIAKRNKYSFYLEHQSDSPEKIDDKWEDYLNLLKEKEKEKEKEKEKITRIREKLEKIKEIIDFFKNPKESEQKEIIEKITNLDQLIALALMPISCLVKHAAFEDEDECRMIYITNIADELIQAPTNYAYASSLFVNYGKIEDYLEKIYLGPQCQPHHKLWITNHVRTSQSKTRSKPIKVVQSEMPLR